A window from Lagopus muta isolate bLagMut1 chromosome 5, bLagMut1 primary, whole genome shotgun sequence encodes these proteins:
- the ZDHHC6 gene encoding palmitoyltransferase ZDHHC6 isoform X1 has product MGGPGGLREVRRLCHWGPLVALSVVIVCSATAIADAVLWYWPLDTAGGSVNFIMLLNWTVMILYNYFNAMFVGPGYVPLGWTPEKSQDCMYLQYCKVCQSYKAPRSHHCRKCNRCVMKMDHHCPWINNCCGYQNHASFTLFLLLAPLGCIHASFIFVMTMYTQLYNRISFGWSSVKIDMSAAKRDPRTIIPFGLSAFAASLFALGLALGTTIAVGMLFIIQMKVILTNKTSIESWIEEKAKDRIQYYQTDETFIFPYDMGSKWKNFKQVFTWSGIPEGDGLDWPVREGCHRYSLTIEQLKQKADKRVRSVRYRAIEDYSGVCCPVTKGVKTFFTTPCTEEPRIALSKGDLILATRGLKHWMYGEKILNSAVDGGIRDRGWFPRKCVEKCQSDSETDQPVDGEKKSR; this is encoded by the exons ATGGGCGGCCCCGGGGGGCTGCGGGAGGTGCGGCGGCTGTGCCACTGGGGGCCGCTGGTGGCCCTGTCCGTAGTGATCGTCTGCTCCGCCACCGCCATCGCGGACGCCGTGCTGTGGTACTGGCCCCTGGACACGGCTGGGGGGAGCGTCAACTTCATCATGCTCCTCAACTGGACCGTCATGATTCTCTACAACTATTTCAACGCCATGTTTGTCGGCCCCGGGTACGTCCCGCTGGGGTGGACACCG gaaaaatctcAGGATTGCATGTATCTCCAGTACTGTAAAGTGTGTCAGTCTTACAAGGCACCACGTTCACACCACTGTCGAAAGTGTAACAG GTGTGTCATGAAGATGGATCACCATTGCCCTTGGATCAACAACTGTTGTGGTTACCAGAATCACGCatctttcactttgtttctcCTCTTAGCACCACTAGGATGCATTCACGCATCTTTCATATTTGTAATGACTATGTACACTCAGCTTTACAACAGA ATATCTTTTGGGTGGAGTTCTGTAAAAATTGATATGAGTGCAGCCAAAAGAGACCCTCGAACCATTATTCCCTTTGGACTGTCTGCATTTGCTGCATCTTTATTTGCCTTAGGACTGGCATTAGGAACAACAATTGCTGTTGGTATGCTGTTTATTATTCAG atGAAAGTCATTTTGACAAACAAAACTTCAATCGAGTCCTGGATTGAAGAAAAG gCCAAAGATAGAATCCAGTACTACCAAACAGATGaaacctttatttttccatatgaTATGGGAAGTAAATGGAAGAACTTCAAGCAAGTGTTTACGTGGTCTGGGATTCCTGAGGGAGATGGCCTGGACTGGCCGGTGAGAGAAGGCTGTCATCGGTACAGTCTGACG ATAGAGCaactgaagcagaaagcagacaaGCGAGTAAGAAGT GTGCGGTATCGAGCCATAGAAGATTACAGTGGTGTCTGCTGCCCTGTGACTAAAGGTGTTAAAACATTCTTCACAACACCATGTACTGAAGAACCTAGAATTGCACTGAGTAAAGGGGATCTGATTTTAGCCACAAGAGGCTTAAA ACACTGGATGTATGGTGAGAAGATTCTTAACTCGGCTGTTGATG GTGGAATAAGAGATCGAGGCTGGTTCCCTAGGAAATGTGTGGAAAAATGCCAATCTGACTCTGAAACGGATCAACCAGTggatggagagaagaaaagcagatag
- the ZDHHC6 gene encoding palmitoyltransferase ZDHHC6 isoform X2, translated as MGGPGGLREVRRLCHWGPLVALSVVIVCSATAIADAVLWYWPLDTAGGSVNFIMLLNWTVMILYNYFNAMFVGPGYVPLGWTPEKSQDCMYLQYCKVCQSYKAPRSHHCRKCNRCVMKMDHHCPWINNCCGYQNHASFTLFLLLAPLGCIHASFIFVMTMYTQLYNRISFGWSSVKIDMSAAKRDPRTIIPFGLSAFAASLFALGLALGTTIAVGMLFIIQMKVILTNKTSIESWIEEKAKDRIQYYQTDETFIFPYDMGSKWKNFKQVFTWSGIPEGDGLDWPVREGCHRYSLTIEQLKQKADKRVRSVRYRAIEDYSGVCCPVTKGVKTFFTTPCTEEPRIALSKGDLILATRGLKHWMYGEKILNSAVDAAISLQKD; from the exons ATGGGCGGCCCCGGGGGGCTGCGGGAGGTGCGGCGGCTGTGCCACTGGGGGCCGCTGGTGGCCCTGTCCGTAGTGATCGTCTGCTCCGCCACCGCCATCGCGGACGCCGTGCTGTGGTACTGGCCCCTGGACACGGCTGGGGGGAGCGTCAACTTCATCATGCTCCTCAACTGGACCGTCATGATTCTCTACAACTATTTCAACGCCATGTTTGTCGGCCCCGGGTACGTCCCGCTGGGGTGGACACCG gaaaaatctcAGGATTGCATGTATCTCCAGTACTGTAAAGTGTGTCAGTCTTACAAGGCACCACGTTCACACCACTGTCGAAAGTGTAACAG GTGTGTCATGAAGATGGATCACCATTGCCCTTGGATCAACAACTGTTGTGGTTACCAGAATCACGCatctttcactttgtttctcCTCTTAGCACCACTAGGATGCATTCACGCATCTTTCATATTTGTAATGACTATGTACACTCAGCTTTACAACAGA ATATCTTTTGGGTGGAGTTCTGTAAAAATTGATATGAGTGCAGCCAAAAGAGACCCTCGAACCATTATTCCCTTTGGACTGTCTGCATTTGCTGCATCTTTATTTGCCTTAGGACTGGCATTAGGAACAACAATTGCTGTTGGTATGCTGTTTATTATTCAG atGAAAGTCATTTTGACAAACAAAACTTCAATCGAGTCCTGGATTGAAGAAAAG gCCAAAGATAGAATCCAGTACTACCAAACAGATGaaacctttatttttccatatgaTATGGGAAGTAAATGGAAGAACTTCAAGCAAGTGTTTACGTGGTCTGGGATTCCTGAGGGAGATGGCCTGGACTGGCCGGTGAGAGAAGGCTGTCATCGGTACAGTCTGACG ATAGAGCaactgaagcagaaagcagacaaGCGAGTAAGAAGT GTGCGGTATCGAGCCATAGAAGATTACAGTGGTGTCTGCTGCCCTGTGACTAAAGGTGTTAAAACATTCTTCACAACACCATGTACTGAAGAACCTAGAATTGCACTGAGTAAAGGGGATCTGATTTTAGCCACAAGAGGCTTAAA ACACTGGATGTATGGTGAGAAGATTCTTAACTCGGCTGTTGATG CTGCaatttctcttcaaaaagaTTGA